The nucleotide sequence GATGCGCCGGTGCATGAGCCCGTATTTTTCGAGCCGCATACCTATGCGCTATTCCAAACGGTAGCCGCGCGCCTCATTCCGCAGCCCGACCGGGCCGAGCCAATTGATGTGGTGGGTGGAGTGGATAAACGACTTGCCGAAGGCAAAGCCGACGGCTGGCGCTACGATGCCATGCCTCCTGACCGAGAAGCCTACCGCCTGGGGCTGGGTGGCATCAACCAAGCCGCTGAAGCCCTGTTTCAACACCCGTTTGTGGCCCTCTCCGAAAGTCAGCAAGATGCGGTGCTCGAAGCGGTGGCAGCAGGTACGGCACCGGGCGAGAACTGGCAGCAACTGCCGGTT is from Hymenobacter tibetensis and encodes:
- a CDS encoding gluconate 2-dehydrogenase subunit 3 family protein: MSAPLYPSGTVRALLATDLVTDATRAALQARLDAPVHEPVFFEPHTYALFQTVAARLIPQPDRAEPIDVVGGVDKRLAEGKADGWRYDAMPPDREAYRLGLGGINQAAEALFQHPFVALSESQQDAVLEAVAAGTAPGENWQQLPVGRFFEEMLAELTENYYAHPLAQEEIGYVGMADVPGWTHIQPNSLEPREPEEVK